From a single Aggregatilinea lenta genomic region:
- a CDS encoding hemolysin family protein — protein MPTVAFEIGILAILILFNGVFALSEMSVVSARKARLRQWANEGRGQARVALDLAEDPNAFLSTIQVGITLIGTVSGAIGGQTLSRSLSRQIEQIEPLAPYSGALGFGIVVALITYASLVIGELVPKRLALQNPERAAMLVARPMRALSTVAFPVVRLLSASNNAVLRLLGVKPSQNAPITEDEIRLLLAEGAEAGVFEAAEQDMLESVFQLDDRPVRSLMTPHTEIVWLDVTDAPDETKGKIAASLHSVYPVCQGGLDHLLGVVRAKALLDQALSGAPLDLHALVRPAPFVPENAAANDALDLFRRTGESLAMVIDEHGSIQGFVTEHDLLEAIVGGLPSADHDDTPEIVRREDGSWLADGLTQIEAIQALIGAYALPDEARAAYQTLGGFVMDQIDAIPSAGQHFSWNGFQFEVMDMDGLRVDKVLIAREASAGTKDGGEAA, from the coding sequence ATGCCCACCGTGGCGTTCGAAATCGGGATCCTGGCGATCCTGATCCTGTTCAACGGCGTGTTCGCCCTGTCCGAAATGTCGGTTGTGTCGGCGCGCAAGGCACGGCTCCGGCAGTGGGCTAACGAGGGTCGCGGTCAGGCACGCGTCGCGCTCGACCTGGCCGAAGACCCGAACGCGTTTCTGTCCACGATCCAGGTGGGCATCACGCTGATCGGCACGGTGTCCGGCGCGATTGGCGGACAGACGCTCAGCCGCAGCCTCTCGCGGCAGATCGAGCAGATCGAACCGCTGGCCCCCTACAGCGGCGCGCTCGGCTTCGGCATCGTCGTGGCGCTGATCACGTACGCGTCGCTGGTGATCGGGGAGCTGGTGCCCAAGCGGCTGGCACTGCAAAACCCGGAGCGCGCCGCGATGCTGGTCGCTCGCCCGATGCGCGCGCTCTCGACGGTCGCGTTCCCGGTCGTGCGACTGCTGTCGGCCTCCAACAACGCCGTACTGCGGCTGCTGGGCGTCAAGCCCTCGCAGAACGCGCCGATCACCGAAGACGAGATCCGGCTGCTGCTGGCCGAAGGGGCCGAGGCGGGCGTGTTCGAGGCGGCGGAACAGGACATGCTCGAGAGTGTGTTCCAGCTCGACGACCGCCCGGTGCGCAGCCTGATGACGCCGCACACCGAGATCGTGTGGCTGGACGTCACCGACGCGCCGGATGAGACGAAGGGCAAGATCGCGGCCAGCCTGCATTCGGTCTACCCCGTGTGCCAGGGCGGGCTGGATCACCTGCTGGGCGTGGTGCGCGCCAAAGCCCTGCTCGACCAGGCGCTGTCGGGCGCGCCGCTCGATCTGCACGCGCTGGTGCGGCCCGCGCCGTTCGTGCCGGAGAATGCCGCCGCCAACGACGCGCTCGACCTGTTCCGGCGGACCGGGGAGTCGCTGGCGATGGTCATCGACGAGCACGGCAGCATCCAGGGCTTCGTCACCGAGCACGACCTGCTGGAAGCGATCGTCGGCGGGCTGCCCTCTGCCGATCACGACGATACGCCGGAAATCGTGAGACGCGAGGACGGCTCGTGGCTGGCAGACGGCCTGACGCAGATCGAGGCGATCCAGGCGCTGATTGGTGCGTATGCCCTACCCGACGAGGCCCGCGCCGCGTACCAGACGCTCGGCGGCTTCGTAATGGACCAGATCGACGCGATCCCCAGCGCGGGGCAGCATTTTAGCTGGAACGGGTTCCAGTTCGAGGTCATGGACATGGACGGGCTGCGCGTGGACAAGGTACTGATCGCGCGGGAGGCAAGCGCGGGAACGAAGGACGGCGGCGAGGCGGCGTAA
- the cyoE gene encoding heme o synthase, which produces MTHVVQSPSAATASTTRERSGTLASLAVLFKLRVVMLLLFAALGGAMLGSGGAPSLGELALLAVTGTLSASGASALNQYVERFKDADMKRTRRRPLVTGQYNATVVFAVASGMIAASLILALLAGNPALAVFLGLGAFIYVGVYTIWLKPRSVWNVVIGGAAGSAAVLSGGAAVGAWNDPGVIVLSLLLFTWSPIHFWALSLAYRADYARAGVPMLPVVTSPRWSIFWMVAHAIATGAFGLLLGLDRSLGVLYLLPVIPSTVWLLVESARLIRDYTGPRAMSVFKVSNIYLSLILLAVVFATLI; this is translated from the coding sequence ATGACGCATGTTGTTCAATCTCCGTCCGCTGCGACAGCATCGACGACCCGCGAACGCAGCGGGACGCTGGCATCGCTGGCCGTGCTGTTCAAGCTGCGCGTGGTGATGCTGCTGCTGTTCGCGGCGCTGGGCGGCGCGATGTTAGGCAGCGGCGGCGCGCCGTCGCTGGGCGAGCTGGCACTGCTGGCCGTGACGGGCACGCTCTCCGCGTCGGGCGCGTCCGCGCTGAACCAGTACGTGGAGCGCTTCAAAGACGCCGATATGAAGCGCACGCGCCGCCGCCCGCTGGTGACGGGGCAGTATAACGCGACGGTCGTGTTTGCTGTGGCGTCGGGCATGATCGCGGCGTCGCTGATCCTGGCGCTGCTGGCGGGCAATCCCGCGCTGGCCGTCTTCCTGGGCCTGGGCGCGTTTATTTACGTGGGCGTGTACACCATCTGGCTCAAGCCGCGCAGCGTATGGAACGTGGTGATCGGCGGGGCGGCGGGCAGCGCTGCCGTGCTGAGCGGCGGGGCGGCGGTCGGCGCGTGGAACGATCCGGGCGTGATCGTGCTCTCGCTGCTGCTGTTCACATGGTCACCGATTCACTTCTGGGCGCTGTCGCTGGCCTATCGCGCTGATTACGCGCGGGCGGGCGTGCCGATGCTGCCGGTGGTGACCTCGCCGCGCTGGTCGATCTTCTGGATGGTGGCGCACGCGATTGCGACCGGTGCATTTGGCCTGCTGCTCGGTCTGGATCGGTCCCTCGGCGTGCTCTACCTCCTGCCGGTGATCCCCTCGACCGTGTGGCTGCTGGTCGAATCGGCGCGCCTGATCCGGGACTACACCGGTCCGCGCGCGATGAGCGTGTTCAAGGTGTCGAATATCTACCTGAGCCTTATCCTGCTGGCGGTCGTTTTTGCCACCCTGATCTGA